A stretch of the Pangasianodon hypophthalmus isolate fPanHyp1 chromosome 28, fPanHyp1.pri, whole genome shotgun sequence genome encodes the following:
- the synpo2b gene encoding synaptopodin-2, with product MEHLPQTKGKGVLMFARRRQRIDEIAAEHEELRSKGMPVEAFVEPEIDAKPPPQEDIPPVQQNEQFKQQLKYQDHQTQQQIVQQPNTGINGLDSCQDSSASKALVSNRTAKPFPSGLNQSPAPFSPVRSVPSPTMKKSENIFKVPVPVNTSPQVWSPTGDIIASRDERIAVPAIKTVILPEMKRRGANKTNSKEPPEEDYFSLGAEACNFMQAPTIRQKHPPPVLPKPTINPHSSPWPAEDNSAHSPFTPSSPLPAQQNWSPAQPQPATKPWAPSSTQSMPQQHVSHHLYKPTWSSEPQHTLTTASPSQSTFPWTKPQIGSSSVVSCPPQRASSYVRPSKAPPVSSIAEIGSSEGPILKGKGAELFARRQSRMEKFIVDAETVQANIARASSPTLSMPSTWKYSSNVRAPPPVSYNPIVSPFYPPAAQKQPLPAASSNMKSKGNKEKPKTAAKHLSVMDVMKHQPYQLDSSLFTYSSNAEAKGSSPKTSPIPPAESKRNQGYSPIYLQASSPIPSTGSAQSFQQGALAKPSGPIYSRSRSMSLPRRHSSVSTLSPVSSPGFHPSRGLVDRQMSWAEHPAAPRSPLCQASEVFSPDNVQNPMRSVFHSGVHRRSLSEEKPVVYGPPFRPAQPLPLGNTHTMTCSLPRNFSPHSEYSQTHQVSWRM from the exons ATGGAGCACCTTCCACAGACAAAAGGCAAAGGGGTCTTGATGTTTGCAAGACGTCGTCAAAGGATTGATGAAATTGCTGCAGAACATGAGGAGCTGAGGAGTAAAGGCATGCCTGTGGAAGCGTTTGTGGAACCTGAGATTGATGCAAAACCTCCACCTCAGGAGGACATTCCTCCTGTCCAGCAGAATGAACAATTCAAGCAGCAACTAAAGTATCAGGATCATCAAACTCAACAGCAGATCGTTCAGCAGCCAAACACTGGTATAAATGGTCTGGATTCCTGTCAAGATTCTTCAGCATCCAAAGCCCTTGTGTCCAATAGAACGGCTAAGCCTTTTCCGAGTGGTCTAaatcaatccccagcaccattTTCTCCTGTTAGAAGTGTCCCAAGCCCAACAATGAAGAaatctgaaaatattttcaaagtTCCTGTTCCAGTAAACACAAGCCCACAGGTGTGGTCACCCACAGGAGATATAATCGCCTCTCGTGATGAACGGATTGCAGTACCAGCTATCAAGACTGTAATTCTGCCGGAAATGAAGAGAAGAGGAGCAAATAAAACCAACTCTAAAGAACCTCCAGAGGAAGACTACTTCAGTCTTGGTGCAGAGGCTTGCAATTTCATGCAAGCTCCAACCATCAGACAAAAACACCCTCCACCAGTCCTTCCCAAGCCTACAATCAACCCACATTCTTCACCATGGCCTGCAGAAGATAATTCTGCTCACAGTCCCTTTACACCATCAAGTCCTCTTCCTGCCCAACAGAACTGGTCTCCAGCTCAACCTCAGCCAGCTACCAAACCCTGGGCTCCTTCATCAACTCAGTCAATGCCACAGCAGCATGTGTCTCACCATTTATATAAACCTACCTGGTCATCAGAACCACAACATACACTCACTACTGCATCTCCCTCTCAGTCAACTTTCCCGTGGACTAAACCCCAAATTGGTAGTAGTTCTGTGGTTTCCTGCCCACCCCAAAGAGCAAGCTCTTATGTCCGTCCATCCAAAGCTCCACCAGTTTCTTCAATCGCAGAAATAGGGTCCTCTGAAGGTCCAATCCTTAAGGGGAAAGGTGCAGAACTTTTTGCTAGGCGACAGTCCCGTATGGAGAAGTTTATAGTAGATGCTGAGACTGTCCAGGCCAACATAGCCAGAGCCTCCTCACCCACACTGTCCATGCCAAGCACCTGGAAATATTCTTCCAATGTCCGAGCCCCGCCTCCTGTCTCCTATAACCCCATAGTGTCCCCTTTCTACCCTCCGGCTGCACAGAAGCAACCTCTTCCTGCAGCTAGCTcaaatatgaagtccaaaggaAACAAGGAGAAACCAAAGACAGCAGCAAAGCATCTCAGTGTTATGGATGTGATGAAGCATCAGCCGTACCAGCTGGACTCATCCCTCTTCACCTACAGCTCCAATGCTGAAGCAAAGGGTTCGAGCCCCAAAACATCACCCATTCCTCCTGCAGAGTCCAAGCGAAACCAGGGCTATAGCCCTATCTATCTGCAAGCCTCATCCCCAATCCCATCTACAGGAAGTGCCCAGTCTTTTCAGCAAGGTGCTCTGGCCAAACCCAGTGGACCG ATCTACAGCCGGAGCCGCTCCATGTCTCTGCCCCGGAGACACTCCTCTGTGTCCACTCTGTCTCCGGTGTCCAGTCCAGGTTTCCATCCCAGCCGTGGACTTGTGGACAGGCAGATGTCCTGGGCTGAGCATCCTGCAGCTCCTCGGAGCCCCCTGTGCCAGGCCAGTGAAGTCTTCAGCCCGGACAATGTGCAGAATCCGATGAGAAGTGTTTTCCACTCTGGTGTTCACAGGAGGTCACTGTCGGAGGAGAAGCCGGTGGTTTACGGTCCACCGTTCAGACCAGCGCAGCCTCTTCCACTcggcaacacacacaccatgacctGTTCTCTTCCCAGGAATTTCTCCCCTCACTCCGAGTATTCCCAAACACACCAAGTCAGCTGGAGGATGTAG
- the si:ch211-145b13.6 gene encoding erythroblast NAD(P)(+)--arginine ADP-ribosyltransferase, translated as MASGRTVRVECEGVSVFLLMVLVALHHTVKAEVRKLDMAPDAVDDDFSQCRDKMLKAVTEPDGLLQKELNSDEKFKELWDENSQVCNKTIPGGTSYHIAALQVYGNSKSKFRKTFNELVYSKGRNNMTYRDKFPLKSLHFLLTDTLQLLSRTKTCKTVFYATHNMYTADTGTEVRFGKFLRAETSLSSETEVLDFSSGTLFNITSCSVVNVEKYTCKAEELQCIISPAEVFTVQNIGDLTIDDATYKQITLTHSHFLHNHDCSFFHRNAADVDSSISLTFTLLALTASLLPQFTAMA; from the exons ATG GCGAGCGGACGGACGGTGAGAGTAGAatgtgagggagtgagtgtgtttctgctgATGGTCCTCGTTGCACTCCACCACACT GTGAAAGCGGAGGTGAGGAAGTTGGACATGGCTCCTGATGCAGTAGATGACGACTTCTCACAGTGTCGAGACAAAATGCTGAAGGCTGTTACTGAACCAGACGGCCTGCTGCAGAAGGAACTCAACTCTGATGAAAAGTTTAAGGAGTTGTGGGATGAAAACAGTCAAGTTTGCAATAAAACCATTCCTGGTGGAACATCTTATCACATCGCTGCTCTACAGGTGTATGGAAATTCTAAGAGTAAATTTAGAAAAACTTTCAATGAATTGGTTTATAGCAAAGGCAGAAACAACATGACCTACAGAGACAAATTTCCCTTGAAGTCTCTTCACTTTCTCCTAACAGACACGCTGCAACTGCTGAGCCGTACAAAAACCTGTAAGACCGTGTTCTACGCCACCCATAACATGTACACAGCAGATACAGGAACCGAAGTCAGATTCGGAAAGTTTCTCAGAGCCGAAACCTCTCTGAGCTCTGAGACTGAAGTTTTGGACTTCAGTAGTGGCACCTTGTttaacatcacttcctgttctgtGGTTAATGTTGAAAAGTACACGTGTAAAGCTGAGGAACTCCAGTGTATTATTTCTCCAGCTGAGGTCTTCACAGTGCAGAACATTGGAGACCTTACCATAGATGATGCCACATATAAACAAAtcactttaacacactcacacttcctCCACAATCATGACTGCTCTTTCTTCCACAG GAACGCCGCGGATGTTGactcctccatctctctgacTTTTACACTTCTGGCACTGACGGCATCCTTGTTGCCTCAGTTTACAGCGATGGCGTGA